CTCGTATATTTTCGACCGCGGAATACCCGACCGTCCCGAAAGTTCGTACCCGGTGAGGGGGTTTTCACCCACAAGAGCTGCATATGCCCTCGATTCATAGAGGGAAAATCCCAGCCCGGTCATGATCGATTCTATGTGTTCGATATTCATACATCCGCCTTATTGGTAACCACCACGGTAGTCAATATATAATATACAGCTTTATTTTTGTCAAGCATTTTTGTAACCTGGTTATTCAATTCCTGGATATAACTTATAAATGAGAAATGTATTACACGGTGAAGTGTCATTCCCGTGAAAACGGGAATCCATTATTTAATGATCCCCAAAAAGTAATGGTAATACTGGATTCCCAATTCACTCCGTTCTTGGGAATGACAACACACGTATAGCAAATTAGTAATTATGCACTCATTGCATGATCAGATTTTATTTTTTTTTGCGATCCAGTAAAGAGTCTGGATTATTCATGTAAATATTTTTACCACCAAGACACCAATAGACATGATAGATTATTTATACTATCTTAAGAAGTTATTAATAGTCAATTAAAAAGATATAATTAAATTTCATATCCGCGTCAATCCGCCCAATCCGCGTTTTATCAAAATGTGTGAATAAACCGGGCTGATTCCCTCACACAATCTCCACCGGATCGACATCGATATCGACAGTCACCGCTGTCCCGTGCATTTTATCCGCGATGTTCCTGAGGAACGGACGGAGATATGAGAGTTTGCCGGACTTGATGAGTATGAATTTGCGGTAGCGGCCCCTTATCCGCGCAATGGGAGCGTCTACGGGACCCATGATTTCGGTTCCTCCGGGGCTGTTCGCGGTCAGATACTGTACGATATCCTCAGCCGGTTTGTCGAGTGAATTACGGTCGTCGGACGAAAGCTCCAGCAATGACAGCCGTGAGAATGGTGGGAATCCCAGCTCTTCTCGTTCGTTCATCTCATGGTCGGCAAATGATTCGAAATCCTGCCGTGATGCAGCGGAAATAGCGTAATTATCCGGTTGAAATGTCTGGATAACGACCGTACCGGGGATGCTGCCCCTTCCCGCGCGGCCTGCCACCTGGGTCACGAGCTGAAAAGTGCGCTCGCCCGCCCTGAAATCGGGGATATGGAGCGAAAGATCTGCGGATATGACGCCGACGAGCGTTACATCGGGGATGTCGTGTCCTTTTGCGACCATCTGTGTGCCTATTAGGATGGACGCGGAACCGTTTCTGAATTCGTCGAGCAGCCTGAAATGGGCGTCATGTGACTGTGTCGTGTCGGAATCCATGCGGACGATCGAGTCTTTGCCGGTGATTGTCTCCAGTTCTTTTTCGATGCGCTGAGTACCCATTCCACGGTACTGGAGATCGGAAGAACCGCATTCCGGGCAGTGTTCGAGAATGATCCGTGAATGTCCGCACAGGTGGCATACGGCGAGCCGTTTTGACGAATGGTAGGTGAGTCCGATGGCGCACCGCGGGCAGCTCAGCACATATCCGCAGCTTTTGCACCGGATAACCGTGGCGAACCCGCGGTGGTTGATGAGAATGATGGATTTTTCGCCCCGCCCGATACGGTTCTTTATTTCCTCCCTGAGCCTTCCGGAGAGGGATGAATGGTTTCCGGATGCCCATTCTTCCTTCATATCCACGAGGATGACGGAAGGAAGCGGCCGCGCATCGACACGCTCTTTCAGCGACGAAAGCGCATATTTGCCCGTGACGGCATTATGCCAGGTTTCTAGCGAGGGTGTCGCCGATCCGAGCACGACGGGGATTCCGAGCATGGTTCCCCTGACAACCGCTACATCGCGGGCATGGTAGCGCGGCGAAGTATCCGTCTGTTTGTAGGAAGAGTCATGCTCTTCATCGACAATGATGATGCCGGGATCGGGAACGGGGGCGAATACCGCGGAGCGGGGGCCTATGACAACATCCCGGGCGCCGTCGTGGATAAGCCGCCACGAGTCGTACCGCTCTCCGGGACTCATGGCAGAATGGAGCACGGCTACCCGGCCCGGAAATACGGACGAGAAAAAGCGCGTGGTCTGGGGTGTCAGCGAAATCTCGGGAACGAGAATGATCGCGCCTTTTCCTCTCCTGAGCGCTTCCCTGACAAGTTCGATATAGACCCGTGTTTTCCCGCTCCCGGTGATTCCCTTGAGGAGCACAGGCCGCGGCCTGGAAGCGACGGCTTCATTCATGATAGCGGCGACCGCTTCGTTCTGGGCGACGGTGAGCGGGTGATCCGCCTCGATGAATTCCTGGCTGAGTATGCCGGATTCCCTCGTTATTTCAACCTCCTCATAGAGTGCAAGGCCTGCATCGACAAGGGAATTGACAACGCCCCGTGAAAAGCCGTGCCGTTCGAGGATTTCCTGGAGGGGGACGCCCGCTGGATGTTTGAGGAGCTCTTCGAGACACAGGAGTTGCTTTTTTGCCTGACGGGGCAGGTTGACCGGTGTATCGGGAACAGGCCTCACATACCGTTCGGTTTTTATTCTCAGGGAAGGTGTCGTAATCTCACGTTCAAGACGGACAAGGCCTTTGTTTTCGAGCGAGCGGAGAATACCGGAGACTTTGAATTTGAGTGTCCGTTCGAGATGTTTGAGTGTTACTGTCCTGTAGTCATCGAGCCGTTCGAGAACCGTTTTCTGACGGCTGGTCAGGACGATTCCGCTTTCATCCGGCTGTATGGTTCTTGAGACCTTTACCTGTGACCGGATCATGGTGCCGTGCGGCATGGCCACCTT
This sequence is a window from bacterium. Protein-coding genes within it:
- the priA gene encoding primosomal protein N'; amino-acid sequence: MTSTTSLFASVALPVPVNTYFTYSIPVDIQPSAEVGRRALVPFGRRLLTGFIVGLSDNPGDVPLDTIKPLEDILDTEPVFNSTMLELAKWVADYYVSTTGEVLKVAMPHGTMIRSQVKVSRTIQPDESGIVLTSRQKTVLERLDDYRTVTLKHLERTLKFKVSGILRSLENKGLVRLEREITTPSLRIKTERYVRPVPDTPVNLPRQAKKQLLCLEELLKHPAGVPLQEILERHGFSRGVVNSLVDAGLALYEEVEITRESGILSQEFIEADHPLTVAQNEAVAAIMNEAVASRPRPVLLKGITGSGKTRVYIELVREALRRGKGAIILVPEISLTPQTTRFFSSVFPGRVAVLHSAMSPGERYDSWRLIHDGARDVVIGPRSAVFAPVPDPGIIIVDEEHDSSYKQTDTSPRYHARDVAVVRGTMLGIPVVLGSATPSLETWHNAVTGKYALSSLKERVDARPLPSVILVDMKEEWASGNHSSLSGRLREEIKNRIGRGEKSIILINHRGFATVIRCKSCGYVLSCPRCAIGLTYHSSKRLAVCHLCGHSRIILEHCPECGSSDLQYRGMGTQRIEKELETITGKDSIVRMDSDTTQSHDAHFRLLDEFRNGSASILIGTQMVAKGHDIPDVTLVGVISADLSLHIPDFRAGERTFQLVTQVAGRAGRGSIPGTVVIQTFQPDNYAISAASRQDFESFADHEMNEREELGFPPFSRLSLLELSSDDRNSLDKPAEDIVQYLTANSPGGTEIMGPVDAPIARIRGRYRKFILIKSGKLSYLRPFLRNIADKMHGTAVTVDIDVDPVEIV